The genomic region CTGCTTGACCCCATCATGGGGTTACTGACCGCGTAGGCCACCCCAGGGGTAAAACTGCCCTCCTCCCCCTGTGACATGTGGTGCGGGACATTCTCCATGATACCGATCTGAAGAATAAGATGACTGCACGTGCTAATCAGgttcaggtatgacactttcaacttttatgaaaagaaaatatttaagatagtttcttctaagcaaaaatccagtcaaaTCTGTATATGTTGCCCCATAttaacctgtacagactgcacaggataatctgggatgaaactttaaatacatgcattaagccgacTTTTCCCAATGACAGTTGTTTTGCATTCAATACTTTACTTGTAATAATTCTAAGTATATCCAATGAGATTCACACAAAAACACAGGGAACATAAGGATCCAAtgatataattttattgtgtatcaaaaaacttaaaaacacacaatcaacacaaaaattgtttaagtttaagatTGCAACATGTGAAGAATTATATCCTAATTATCACACCTGGGAATTACTGATATCACACCCAAGAGATGGTTACAaggttattatattattattttttatgagcTCTCTAAAGTTATAATTTGTGAACATTTTCCTACAGACaccaaatatcaaaataaaataaacaccaaCATGCAATCTCCACAATCGTAATTTTTAAATCAATCTCTCTCTGATTTAGAGTTTTATATGGGAAGGCTTACAACATGTTGTTGCTATGAAGTAATAACTATATCAGAATTATGGCTTGCTTAATTCGAAGATGTGCTAATGTCAATGACTGACTTATAATGTCAAAAAAACTGTCCAAAATCACAAGGATTTCCAGCAATGGATCAAATCTAAGCAAATTAACACCATAACCTAGCTAGTAGGTCAAAgtgtaattttttattattaataattcattAAGAAATCTGCTGTACCTGGGTTGTCCGCACATGGTAAGGGAAGTTCTTATTTGCTGCAGATGGACGGGTTAAAATCTGAAAAAAGGATCACGAATGAACAGCATAGCACTGCATTAAATGATTAATGCTTCAAGAGTTTTATTAATGAAACAATTAGcacaaaacaataatttttaaggaattttctttttaaaaataaatgattcattcaaatgtatgtgtttatattctTTCTTAACAAAAAGAATTTAACACTgtaccacggagcgtatattgacttaTCTAGAGTCCGTGGCTGTACTAAGTGTGAATATGAATGAAACCacaatcaaaatataaacaataacatttgacatatattttatgttttattgttattcatatattaatttatattaatttatagaCTAATGCTTAAATATGACAAATATTATACactgaaaatattacatttcCTGTGTTTTACACATTCATGTCTCATATTATAATATAAGAATAGAGTAAGTAACAGTGGTAAACATGTTTTATAGATTAGTGGAAAAATAAAACTGTTAGTTACAACTGTGAGTATTACAAGATTGAGTGGATGAAGACAACTGGATAAGTACAAGGTAGCAATATAACATAACTACAAATTCTGCATGTTCACTTTGTTAAGTTGGATTTCTGTGCAAAAGgctaaaaatgttaataattccTTCAACACTTCACACCATATGTAAAAGTGATTTCTATTGGCTGAGAGTTAATTCATTGACCAATCAGCACCCAGCATACCAAGAAGAACAGATGGCCAATAGAGGCCACACCCAACTCTATGCCATGCACAATCTTTTCCCTCTTGTACTCAGGGATAGCAAAGGAAGCTACAAGGATCATAATGGGAGAGGCCCAGAACCTAGCAAGGAAAGAGTCAAAACCATGCAGGCATCTAAGAAAAAATCTTAAATGCTTTGAGTGAGTAGCGGGTTTCAGtttgaaacataattataaacCATATAAAGCTTCAATAAAGGCAAATGCACTGCTTGAATGATTATTATTTGCACAAATTCTAACTGTTGTAGATGTCCTTAAGACCAAAATAAGTTTGAGgggttttaacaaaaaaaaatgtcaaattacaatttaaataaatgtccAAGTACTTTAAATCGATTGCAACACATATGTAACATAAATTGACGAACATTGAAACCCTGTATATTCTGCTTAACATTTTAAGAATATGATTATGATATCCCATTCTATAAAATGTCTACAGAGGGTATGTACATGTTCAGCTAAGTCTAAAGGGGGGAGAGGTAATCTAGTGTGTTGCTTTTACCAAAAATGTAAAATGGCCAAGAACAGCAACCATTTGTTCCACCCCATTCACAGTTTTTTCCCGGCTCCAAAGTTCAATGGAGGTCATAGCAACAATAATCATTATGGGACCTATCCAAAACCTGAAAATATTTGCCACATTGTCTTATATTACCACTTAACATAAGTCTGGCTGTACATAATCTTGTTAGTCTGTAATACATAAAAGAACAAATTCTGAACTAAAAAGCCATTAGGACTTTCTTCAGACCAGCCTTGCACATGTTTGGTCTTGGCATGCCGTATGAATAGCCCTTATATGAGAAAACCAGAAAACACAAAACATGCAAATCAAAAATCTAATTAAGAAGGTAAATTGCCCCATAAAGCAAATAGAAATGAAAagtcaataaaataaattatttcgttataaataataaaagtgaGATACAACATATAAAGCTTTTACAAAATTGCATTTATGCAATTTGCATGTCCTCTACAAACCATACCAGAAAAAAACAGAACCAATTACTCAGACCATGTCACAGTAATTAAGAATTTTACTGCTTTATCTGTTTTAAGTCTGCTTTTACCTATTAGATTGGTATTACCCTTATTTCAGTCATCATTATCTTGACATTTAAATTCTTTTGTTATTCATAAAAAACTTAAATATGTATAGAAGACTGGTCTAAATCATGTCAGTCGTTCAAACATGGTAATGCAATTATGCTAATGCTAATTTGGAGCAAAGCTGTGTAATACAATTATGCTAATGCTAATTTGAAGAAAAGCTGCAAAGCAAAAGCACAACATGCTATATGGTTAacaaaaatgtatgcatgcagGTGCAGGCAGGTACCTGCATCCATTTCATCCAGGCATTAACCATAGTACACTATTAGACAGAATTTGTAATATAAACGCAACTTTGTCGTTTTTGTAGTTAATAACTTCAATGCAATATTTACATACACTGTAAATttgcaacttaaaaaaaaaataccaatacACTTTGCCTGAATGATTAGAGCTCTGGAGACCGTTTCAAAACGCTCTTTTAATTGAGTTACAACTTGTAAACCAATTGCTAAAAACTTAACATTTTGCATTTTAGAAAGTCAAAGCAACTGTTGTACAAATTGTGACCGACTTATGAGGTTTAATGAAAACTGTCTCCTGATTTTCACAAGCAGTTAATCTACAGAGATTCCTTTCTCAGGTCCCACACTAATCACTGTGTTTGAAGACAAACATGAAAGTTGCATTGACTATCAATTATGAAAATCTGTCAATATACTGAGACCCAAATCAATGAAAGTTCTTAATCAATTTAAGTCTCCACATTAAAATTCAaccaatgagcatttgtttacatttaaagttaCATTTTCATTGGTaaaatatttagaaattaaacTGATCATAGTTGTTAGTTGaataataaaaggaaaattgTGTTGTGACTGTGTGTGGTACAAGAATTGAATCTGACATGCAAACTAGTGATCTAACCATGCAACCTAAGCAAGCTAACTAGCTTGCTGTGCCTGACAGCACAACGACTAAGCCGCTGTATACACAAACAAGCATGCAGGTTCTACATTATTACCATTAACTCACcaggaaaaaaacatggccacaaaaTGAGACAAAATTTTCTACTCCTACAACTGTTTTCTCTCTGGACCACAGAGCTATGGCATTACTGGCCACTAAAATCACTATGGGACCAGCCCAAAacctgaaatacaacattaatGATTAAATGTAGTATCTGCAATACAGCGAGTACCAAACACAGAAATTTTAgctgaaaaataaatacatattagtAGAATTTGATAACAAAATTGAACACTATATGATGATAGCTATCATAACTACATTATTAAGTATTACTACAAACTGGTAGGGTTTTTGAAGAAACttatttacagattttggcattttttaaggTTTCTCATTTAATtctttgaaaaattgaaaaatgtatacataagaactaaagagctccagtatagaAGATGGAGTAGAATTTaagaaagaacaagagatgtgtttgtcagaaacacaatgccccctaatgcgccatgttgttttttttacctttgaccttgaaggatgaccttgacctttcaccactcaaaatgtgcagctccatgagatacacatgaatgccaaatatcaagttgctatgttcaatatttcaaaagttattgcaaaacttttatggatccaggggcataaaaatttacTCCAACCTGCACGGGCTCCAACCTTTGGATTATAAGGCTATTGCCATCACTAATCAGCCAAATGGACTATCAGGTGTAACAATGccttttattatttgtataagcTATACCcatgtttcacaaaaaaaaagaagacaaaaGAAACACTCcatattatttgttttgtgtCTCTAACGCTTGAGGAttgtataattttcaaacaaaaaatatatacttaaacacattttcagtACAAGTTAACATCAAAAGCTTTATTTCGTGCACTGATGTGCAGCGAGctttaattttttaatatgtgACAAAAcgttggaaaattgtcatttgaAATCTATTAACAAGTCTCTTCATAATTTTTCTATGGTTATTTGgtacaaaacataatttttataacatGTGTTTATTGGCAAATTTATTTATTGGGGGTCCCGAAGTTATGTACCTCTATTGATTAACAGGCATTTATTGGTTATTTGTCAGACCAATAATACGTTACAATTACAATTGACCATAAcatgtgaaaacagttatatacacacttctgaaaaaaaaaagaattccattataaaacaagagatgtgttcgtcagcaACACAATGCCcgctactgcgccgctttgaaataaaatttcaatttatcatttggcaggtatagaaatcatctccctttaaagcttattacttcccttgcattttgtccaatccaaccagtgGGGGGGtgatcactgacaaccaaggcctgtggtttatcaaagggatcatagccagagttcatcatgtatctatggacataagtccgcaggtatgtaatgaaccctaccattcacaaattagtacaggaaagaaatgataattatatcatttaaaaaaacctttgacaaatcaattatttgagttataaataatcaaaataaaaaatctgtacagtaactgtgaaaagaacttaaattcttggtaaggaaatatataatctgagatttataattatataaattacttcccttgaaaataattgtctctaacaaatctctatttttagtagcaaataattaaaagccactaccgtgactgtagattcaccactcaaaatgtgcagctccatgagatacacatgcatgccaaatatcaagttgccatgttcaatattgaataattatctccctttaaagcttattacttcccttggatttgtatttttaaccttgaccttgaatgatgacctttaccttttaccacgatgcgtttgtcagaaacacaatgccgcctactgcgccgctttgatttatttaacaaaaatatataatttggcaggtcagataattatgtccgtttaaagcttattacttcccttggatttgttttttcgaccccgtgacctagtttttgacccggcatgacccatattcgaacttgacctagatattgtctagatacaacttctgaagttttgtaaagatcagatgaaaactatttgaattagagagcggacacaaaaagtgtgacagactgacagacagactaacTGAAAGTTATGTACATAAAAGAAGCTTCATTTAAATACATGatagttttataattaaaatcaagaaaACCATTTTTTATTAAGACTTTTATCATATAAATGCTTACCATAAAGTATAAAAGACAAAGAGTGGGTAATAGAAGGTCCTCTTCTCCGGGTAGTGTTTGAGAGTGAAGAATATCGAGTAACAAAACCAGAGGTAGCCGATTATCCTCATGGCGATTAGGGCATACCCTGGGGGGCTCTCGTACAGGTACAGGACCAGACCCGGGTCAAAGATCTACAAAGGAACATGGTGTCATGACATGTCATGAGGATCAAGTAGTTTCAGTCTTTAACCATTGAACTATCACAGTGAATTATAAAGTTACCATGATTAGTGCTGTAGCTTGATTATGTTGAATGAATTTTTGATGAttaaattttacataaaatgaTTCAAAAGCATTCAAGTTGCGATATTTGTGCTAAGTCATTTCAGTATGGACAATGCATGACTGATGCCTTCATCTTAAGAGCAACTTTCAGCTTACAGGCATTTTTTAAGTCATCTGCACACTCATggtaaccatttaaaaaaaaatcaacaacaacttGACCCAGATAATTcccttaaacaatatttatgaaaaacaaatatgATAATAGCAAGGGATAccaaacatttatcatggaaacACCACAAAACCTTGTTTGTAAAGTTTACATTATTAATTCAACTAAAGCAATTGTGCCTAATTGTGCAATCCCATGCAAGGTCTGCATGTAAACAGCATTTTAGTCAgtatatgggccgtgctttgtgaaaagggggggtttaatgcatgtgcttaaagtgtcattccaggcaagcctgtgcagtccgccactgcaagacgacactttccgccttaactgtatttttgctaagaagagattttcttaaacagaaaatatcataaaagcggaacgtgtcatccctaattacggactgcacaggctaatctgggacaacactttacacacatgcatttaaccccccttttcacagagcgtggatGATATTCATCCTGGCTCAAGTTATTTAGTAAAAGACACTTGTTCTATATGACTTAAAAGTGATCTTGATCTGAACCCAACATGCCCCAAATACAACTGAAGCTAGCTCAACCTGATAGCTTACTATATAAAAAGTGCCATCAAGATTGGTCAATGCAAACTAAAGTTAATGTCCAGAAGCCTCTTTAACGCTGCATACCCGACTTCTATACCTCATTCTAATAACCAGgaaattaattgaaaaacatgcttaaaattgGCCTACTGACTAACAGATGAAAAACAAGCATTCCAACACTTTCTTTGATACctgaacattaaaataaaagcagaaaTACTTACGATAGCTTCCCAGATGAAGATGACAACATAGGTGATGGTGTAGAGGGTCATAAACACGGAGATCTTGACTGTGGAGACATTACTCAGCTTGCCACGTGTGATCGTGTAACCCTTGCCAACCAGAATCAACATCAGCAGAAAGACCATAATACTGATAGCTTCAAAGGCCCGCGCTGGAATGGTTGAATTTGGGATTTTAACAGGGCTCTCCCACCTTTATATATGTCATTTTTGTCTATCCACCTTagtacaaacaaatatatttatttttgctactTTATGAGGTTGtacaaaaaacaagagatgtgtttgtcagaaacataatgccccctactgcgccgctttgatacatgttttttgacctttgaccttgaaggatgaccttgacctttcaccactcaaaatgtgcagctccatgagatacacatgcatgccaaatatcaagttgctatgtgaagggacatagaagttatgagcatttttcgaaacctaaatgcgaaacctaaatgcaaagtgtgacggaaagacagacagacggacggactgtccgatcactatatgcactCCCTCGGGGGCATAAGAATTGTTGTCATACAAATGCGCTTATATTTACAAATATGCTTAATTGACAAAAACAGTCCTGTTGTGAGTAGACACCTATTAATGTCAGCTTTATATTTTGTCAAAGGTCATGAGATCTATTGTGCTGCCTTGGGAAGCACactattttgtaattttaacaatTGTAGCAGGAATTAAATTATATTCCTTTTTTCTTTTGAAGGATCTTTATTGTTTAAGGCCCAAGTAAATTAAAAATGCTTACCATTAAGCGTCTTGTATGTTTTTTACTGACAGGTCTAGTATGttttttaaaaaatgttgttccTTACATTGGCAAATTTTCCCAAAATTGTTGAcatattgttaacatttattgtaATGAAGTTTTATAATTCATTACAGGTCAATCCATGTTTCCTGAAAGTTAAGTGTCATATCTTATATTTTGATTAGTAAAAAGAAATGTCTCTGGTCATATTCCACTTATTTGTGTTGAAATCTTGTATGTGCACATAATAGTGATTAAAAGTTTAGAATCAgaaaattttgacaaaaaaaagatTGGGTTAACCCataaccacttagatacctattttgacgcatttgtagtccctgagaaagttcaatttatttaaagacctttcttattagattcaaattgtaaaggcttcatttacaacccttaAAAACTGATGAgtagaaaacagcataaaaccttaacagactgcgagttactgacTTTATGCTGTatgcacattgccattttcactttgcttcttagtggggAAAAGGGTTAAGTAAACTGAAAGCCCATTATACatgatttaaatacaattaaaacaaagccaaaatattaaaacaaaaacaaatgcctCACCGAAAGATTTGATGAACTGCAACTTGTCACCATTCCCATCATTTCCATAGGTGCCATAGGCTATGCACATGAGGAAGAGATAGAATGTCCACAGCTTCACTGACACCATGTACATCTTGTAGGTCGTGTGCCACAGCTGACGATTGCGCAATAACACTGGATAATAAATCATAACCATAAATATTACATATTACAAATACTGGGCCAAAGCACCAATTGTGCATTTAAAATTTTTAGATGCGAGATATATGcctttaatataataaatgtaaccAACTGTGACAAAAAAATACAAGTGTGTTGAGGTTTCTTTTAATGGGACTCTTACAGggaaatttttaaaacaaattttgtcaGAGAATGTGCTacctttaaaataatgtttgttacATAAATTGTCTGTAGGCATAGACAACTATACCTGTGTCCATACTTATTAAATtactttgaagtttgttcaatgCCAAAGTTACAAATCAGAGCCTGGTCTTACAAAAGAAATTGTGACTTATTTCAGTCCTCACAAAATATTAAGTTCACTACTAATTATGAGCAATATATTCTTAACATAAAGGCcatgtgaaaataaataaaaagaaatactGGTATAAGCTTGTCATAAATGTTGGTGTTTAACAATGATATGacccgtgctctgtgaaaagggggtttaatgcatgtgcgtaaagtgtgttcccagattagcctgtgcagtccacacaggctaatcagggacgaaactttccacctaaactgaatTTTGCAAAGAatagactttctgtaaacaaaaaataccataaaagcagaaagtatcgtccctgattagcatgtgtggactgcacaggctaatctgggacaacacgtatgcacattcattaaacccccttgtcACAAAGCATGCCCCCAAAAATATCTATAAATGTAATAAGATTAGGGCTATTCTGACTCAATATTCATACCTGCACAGACTACTGTCAGAACACACAGCACCACGTATACTATCAGGAAGGCAATGTCTATTGGCAGAATATCTGAAAGTGGAAAGAAAAACAGATAATTCATTGCCATACATTTTTTACATCTAACATTCCTttacttcatttaaatattttataattagaaTCAGTAAatgataattatgttttaaaacatattttttcatttgtgCAAGGTTCTGTAATGGCTGATCTTGTTACTTGTTTCATAGATAACCTTAGTTACAAGAAATAAATCTGAGATGTACCATAACTATTACCCAtgtgtaaataatttaacaaatatgcTTGAAAAGCAAGAATTAGTGTTCTCCATTTCTCTTCCATACCCTGCTTATAGTGCTATCATTTAGGAtgcaaacaaatacattatatcTCCAGGCGTTTAACACATAAAGCAGGTTCACTCTGCAGTCACCAAACAAAACATTTTCCATAAACAAAGGGCAGCAACTCTTACAGAATTCATCAGCAGAATATTCCCTGTGCAAGTAGTCTCCCACTGCCCCATTGGTCATGTGAATCTTGTACTTCAGTTTGATACCAACAGGCTGCAAAGTAACAAAGTATTTATAAGTGTGTGTTGAACATTTTATAAAGGCAAAGTCATTCacaaaattgtaattgtaattattgaaatatttcatatggCAATATGCAAGAAGTTACaatttgttgttgcttttttcagtaacagtttatttaataaaataatttattttaacacataactTTCCATTATCTtaagatttaaatttaaatgaaacttgttgtttagtttggaaataaatgatacaatatttacttaaataactaaaataattgcttaaaagaatcaaaacatgtttaaagtatTATTAATAGTGCATCAAGCACACATAATCATAAACAAAACTTTCTTCAAGATCTCTATAAGCTGCAATTAAAACACATATAACTGCaacacaatttaaacaaatatatgcacTAAAATCACATATTTGAAAGCAACATGTATGAAGCCTAATAAGCAAAATCATTAAATTAATACTTGACTTCTTGCCCAAATAAGTTTTATACAGCATTTTGTGTCTTTAAAGTCAACTTAAAAGTGCTGTGAACTGTATAGCATTATCCTTATTTACGGCTGTTTGCATAATTTACATAACGTCTTTTCatcgcatgtacatgtaaatttacaGCTCTTTATATGAGTTTGAAAACTGTTCAGTTAACAGATATTTATCGCAAACTAATTCAATGCATATTTGTATATTGGAATTTTACCAATTATTGTCAAATGTATACAAAAGAAATGTTTAAATTCAAAATACGACAAGGATAAGGATTCAAACTCAGATTTGAAATAGTTGTATAAGCAAGAATTATTTACATATTACATATGATTAGAGAGGATTTTCTTTAAAGACTATCCTTTCATGTGACACATTTATAAATCTATAATATTCAAAACAGCTCATAAACACAGCAAGCCACTAAATGTGCTGAAACACTGTGGGTACATAGAACCAGCACTATGTAAACAACACAAGCAACAACACAACAAAGCAACAAAGAAACATAAACCACACATGAGCAATAAATGTACTCAACATGCACTAAGCAGACATTCAATTTAAAGACATAAAGACCAAAATTTGGAAAAACTAACATAAACAAAAGTTAAAATGTAACTGAGGCATATCACAGTTATAACCTATCAGAATTtatcaattttgaaataaaaacatccataactagagctttgtcacagacatgatgaaaaaccccacatgccgcattgacaaataatattttgcatgtcgtcttcacaaaaatcagcggacaccatgctcaatttttaaaacgcactaagatcatctccataaaacttctgaccaagtttggtgaagatgatCGGatataaactacttgaattagagagcggacaccatgctgaatgttaaaaaacgcactaagtgatcccatgacctagttttaggcccggaatggcccatgttcgaacttgtcctagagatcatttagataaaacttgtgaccaagtttggtgaggattggatgaaaactacttgaattagagaggggacaacattgtgatgtttaaaacccactaagtgaccccgtggccttgtttttgacccggcatgacccatattcaaacttgccctagacattatcaagatacaacttctgaccaattttggttaagatttgataaaaaatacttgaattagagagcggacaatatggtgaggtttaaaacacactaagtgacccgtgacctagttttcgacccggcattgcccatgttcgaacttgacctaaagaTCATTTAGAttaaacttgtgaccaagtttggtgaggattagatgaaaactacttgaattagagaggggacattgtgatgtttaaaacccactaagtgaccccatgatattgtttttgacccggcatgacccatattcaaacttgccctagacattatcaagatacaacttctgaccaattttggtagagattggataaaaactacttgtattAGAGAGCAGagaacatggtgaggtttaaaacacactaagagaccccgtgacctagttttcgacccggcatggcccatattcgaacttgacctacacatcatctagttacaacttctgaccaagtggggtgaagatcggatttaaactatttgaaatagagagc from Dreissena polymorpha isolate Duluth1 chromosome 5, UMN_Dpol_1.0, whole genome shotgun sequence harbors:
- the LOC127881535 gene encoding transmembrane protein 145-like isoform X1, whose amino-acid sequence is MKHVFLFLLVLSLSSYSWGKWAVGEINTLEDWVFLTRFCFLSDKGTLRFEFEYPVEYGPQNILLYFDTKDQWPAVYKTDKSCIDKVEVAAIERGQRLRLEPRPLTGSTPVPLPTYIDCAYKTINNQNMVVCDDGRYFKSARERWWYIAISRCQEANYTALPVGIKLKYKIHMTNGAVGDYLHREYSADEFYILPIDIAFLIVYVVLCVLTVVCAVLLRNRQLWHTTYKMYMVSVKLWTFYLFLMCIAYGTYGNDGNGDKLQFIKSFARAFEAISIMVFLLMLILVGKGYTITRGKLSNVSTVKISVFMTLYTITYVVIFIWEAIIFDPGLVLYLYESPPGYALIAMRIIGYLWFCYSIFFTLKHYPEKRTFYYPLFVFYTLWFWAGPIVILVASNAIALWSREKTVVGVENFVSFCGHVFFLILTRPSAANKNFPYHVRTTQIGIMENVPHHMSQGEEGSFTPGVAYAVSNPMMGSSSGPDLTNLFVTSRTKSMSEQGEKSETSFNNNYSNGNGSVHNSQPPEYTTFPSPSAPPPVYMELFQARNSIAE
- the LOC127881535 gene encoding transmembrane protein 145-like isoform X2, which encodes MKHVFLFLLVLSLSSYSWGKWAVGEINTLEDWVFLTRFCFLSDKGTLRFEFEYPVEYGPQNILLYFDTKDQWPAVYKTDKNCTAKVAVTRIEDNQRIELPTSPISGCVKNNQSTLYVCSQSRTFRSARERWWYIAASRCSQVAPVGIKLKYKIHMTNGAVGDYLHREYSADEFYILPIDIAFLIVYVVLCVLTVVCAVLLRNRQLWHTTYKMYMVSVKLWTFYLFLMCIAYGTYGNDGNGDKLQFIKSFARAFEAISIMVFLLMLILVGKGYTITRGKLSNVSTVKISVFMTLYTITYVVIFIWEAIIFDPGLVLYLYESPPGYALIAMRIIGYLWFCYSIFFTLKHYPEKRTFYYPLFVFYTLWFWAGPIVILVASNAIALWSREKTVVGVENFVSFCGHVFFLILTRPSAANKNFPYHVRTTQIGIMENVPHHMSQGEEGSFTPGVAYAVSNPMMGSSSGPDLTNLFVTSRTKSMSEQGEKSETSFNNNYSNGNGSVHNSQPPEYTTFPSPSAPPPVYMELFQARNSIAE